From a region of the Candidatus Pantoea bituminis genome:
- the ftsN gene encoding cell division protein FtsN: MAQKDYVGRGRSTGTRRKKSPSRGKKSSKGGSGASKLMIVLAVAVLVTFAGGLWFLAHHKKEDAPVITDHKANGNDLPPKPEERWKYIKELENRQVTMPTPIEPSSGGEVKSQTQLTDEQRQLLEQMQADMRQQPTQLNEVPWNEQTPAQRQVTLQHQQQLQQIQRQQQQVQQQQQRQQQQLQQQQQRQQQQLQQQQQQRQQQQLQQQAQQRQQQESVQRQAQQAPVTREPAAQPKPQEAAKPKPTEKAASQRWMVQCGSFKGTDQAESVRAGLAFEGFESRITTGGGWNRVVIGPYKDRATADSTLKRLRSSGHSSCIPLAVGG; this comes from the coding sequence GTGGCACAAAAAGATTATGTAGGCCGCGGGCGTTCAACAGGGACGCGTCGCAAAAAAAGCCCCAGTCGTGGCAAGAAAAGCAGCAAAGGCGGATCGGGCGCATCGAAATTGATGATTGTACTGGCGGTTGCGGTGTTGGTGACCTTTGCCGGTGGTTTATGGTTCCTCGCGCATCACAAGAAAGAAGACGCGCCGGTAATTACGGATCATAAAGCCAACGGCAATGACTTACCGCCGAAGCCTGAAGAGCGCTGGAAGTACATCAAAGAGCTGGAAAATCGTCAGGTAACGATGCCTACGCCAATTGAGCCTTCTTCAGGCGGCGAAGTGAAGTCGCAAACGCAACTGACGGATGAGCAGCGCCAGCTACTGGAACAGATGCAGGCTGACATGCGCCAGCAACCTACCCAGCTGAACGAAGTGCCGTGGAATGAGCAAACGCCAGCACAGCGTCAGGTTACGCTGCAACATCAGCAGCAGCTACAGCAAATCCAGCGTCAACAACAACAAGTTCAGCAGCAACAGCAGCGCCAACAGCAACAACTTCAGCAGCAACAGCAGCGTCAACAGCAACAACTTCAGCAGCAGCAACAGCAGCGTCAACAGCAACAACTTCAGCAGCAAGCTCAACAGCGCCAGCAGCAGGAGAGCGTGCAGCGTCAGGCACAACAAGCTCCTGTTACGCGTGAGCCCGCCGCGCAGCCGAAACCGCAAGAGGCCGCGAAGCCTAAGCCAACAGAAAAAGCGGCTTCACAGCGCTGGATGGTGCAGTGTGGTTCGTTCAAAGGAACCGATCAGGCTGAATCTGTACGTGCTGGCTTAGCCTTTGAAGGTTTTGAAAGTCGTATCACGACAGGTGGCGGTTGGAATCGCGTGGTTATCGGACCTTATAAGGATCGGGCAACCGCGGATAGCACACTCAAACGTCTGCGCAGTTCTGGACACTCAAGCTGTATTCCGCTCGCTGTCGGGGGTTGA
- the glpX gene encoding class II fructose-bisphosphatase, with protein MKRELAIEFSRVTEAAALAGYSWLGRGDKNAADGAAVHAMRHVLNTINIDGQIVIGEGEIDEAPMLYIGEKVGTGSGDAVDIAVDPIEGTRMTAMGQANALAVLAVGDKGSFLHAPDMYMEKLIVGPAARGHINLDLPLETNLRNIAAAMNKPLEQLTVSILAKPRHDDVIKQLQQLGVRVFTFPDGDVAASILTCMPDSEVDVMYGIGGAPEGVVSAAVIRALDGDMQGRLLARHQVKGDNEQNRLIGEQELKRCAEMKIEAGKLLTLDAMARNDNVIFAATGITSGDLLKGITRQGNIATSETLLIRGKSRTIRRIQSIHYLDRKDPALHQFIL; from the coding sequence ATGAAACGAGAACTTGCCATTGAATTTTCCCGCGTAACCGAAGCTGCCGCCTTAGCGGGATACAGCTGGTTAGGCCGCGGCGATAAAAATGCTGCCGACGGCGCAGCTGTCCACGCAATGCGTCACGTGTTAAACACCATCAATATCGACGGCCAGATTGTGATCGGCGAAGGTGAAATCGACGAAGCACCGATGCTCTATATCGGAGAAAAAGTGGGAACCGGCAGCGGCGACGCGGTGGATATTGCCGTCGATCCGATTGAAGGCACCCGCATGACCGCAATGGGCCAAGCCAATGCGCTCGCCGTGCTGGCCGTGGGCGACAAGGGCAGCTTTTTGCATGCGCCAGACATGTACATGGAGAAGTTGATTGTCGGCCCAGCGGCGCGAGGTCATATCAATCTCGACCTGCCTTTGGAAACCAATTTACGCAACATCGCCGCCGCGATGAACAAACCACTCGAACAATTAACCGTGTCAATTTTGGCCAAGCCGCGCCACGATGACGTGATTAAGCAGCTACAACAACTTGGTGTGCGGGTGTTTACTTTCCCGGATGGCGATGTTGCCGCGTCAATTTTAACCTGCATGCCAGACAGCGAAGTGGACGTGATGTACGGCATCGGCGGCGCGCCTGAAGGTGTGGTGTCGGCAGCGGTGATTCGTGCCTTGGATGGTGATATGCAAGGACGGCTGTTAGCCCGTCATCAGGTCAAAGGTGATAACGAACAAAACCGTTTGATTGGCGAGCAAGAGTTAAAACGCTGCGCTGAAATGAAGATTGAAGCGGGCAAGCTGCTAACGCTGGATGCGATGGCGCGTAATGACAACGTCATTTTTGCCGCCACCGGCATCACCAGCGGCGATTTGCTCAAGGGCATTACGCGCCAGGGCAATATCGCCACCAGTGAAACCTTATTGATTCGCGGTAAATCGCGCACCATTCGCCGCATCCAGTCTATTCACTATCTCGATCGCAAAGATCCGGCGCTGCATCAATTTATCCTGTAA
- the zapB gene encoding cell division protein ZapB yields the protein MSFEVFEKLEAKVQQAIDTITLLQMEIEELKEQNNNLRNDAQQAAGNQDALVRENQHLKEEQHVWQERLRALLGKMEEV from the coding sequence ATGTCATTTGAAGTTTTTGAGAAACTGGAAGCGAAAGTACAGCAGGCGATTGATACCATCACTCTGCTGCAGATGGAAATCGAAGAGCTGAAAGAGCAGAACAACAACCTGCGTAACGATGCGCAGCAAGCTGCTGGCAATCAAGATGCGCTGGTGCGCGAAAATCAGCATCTGAAAGAGGAGCAGCATGTCTGGCAAGAACGCCTGCGCGCGCTGCTGGGAAAAATGGAAGAGGTTTAA
- the cytR gene encoding DNA-binding transcriptional regulator CytR: protein MEQNQQQPAATMKDVAEKAGVSTATVSRALMNPEKVSAATRQKVEQAVIAVGYAPHGLTRNARRGETQTILVIVPDICDPFFSEIIRGVEVTAAQEGYLVLIGDCAHQNQQEKTFMNLMVTRQIDGMVLLGSQVPFDASLEEQRNLPPMVMANEFAPEMSLPTVHIDNLTAAFEAVNHLLQLGHKQIACIAGPETMPLCQYRLQGYVQAMRRSGLTVDPTYIVRGDFTFEAGVAAMNQLLALPQPPRALFCHSDIMALGAINQAKRMGLRVPEDLSVVGFDDIELSRYCEPPLTTVTQPRYQIGREAMLLLLAELQGKRVNNGSRLLDAELAIRGSTAPSKKREK from the coding sequence TTGGAGCAGAATCAACAACAGCCCGCCGCCACTATGAAAGATGTGGCTGAAAAAGCGGGTGTCTCGACCGCTACCGTTTCGCGCGCGCTAATGAACCCGGAAAAAGTCTCCGCAGCGACCCGACAGAAAGTTGAGCAAGCTGTCATTGCTGTTGGCTATGCGCCACATGGCTTAACGCGCAACGCCCGCCGTGGTGAAACACAAACCATTTTGGTGATTGTGCCCGATATCTGTGATCCCTTTTTCAGTGAGATCATTCGGGGCGTAGAAGTGACCGCTGCGCAAGAAGGATATCTGGTACTGATTGGCGACTGCGCGCATCAAAATCAGCAAGAAAAAACCTTTATGAATTTGATGGTGACACGCCAAATCGACGGGATGGTGCTGCTCGGTTCACAGGTGCCGTTTGATGCCAGCCTCGAAGAACAACGCAACTTACCGCCGATGGTGATGGCCAATGAGTTTGCGCCTGAGATGTCGCTGCCCACCGTTCATATTGATAACCTGACCGCCGCTTTCGAGGCCGTAAATCATCTGTTGCAGCTCGGCCATAAGCAGATTGCCTGCATCGCCGGACCTGAAACCATGCCGCTGTGCCAGTATCGTCTGCAAGGCTATGTTCAGGCGATGCGTCGCAGCGGACTCACGGTTGATCCCACCTATATTGTGCGTGGTGACTTCACTTTTGAAGCGGGCGTCGCCGCGATGAATCAATTGTTGGCGCTGCCGCAGCCACCTCGTGCGCTGTTCTGTCACAGCGATATTATGGCGCTCGGTGCCATTAATCAGGCAAAGCGCATGGGATTACGCGTTCCTGAAGATCTTTCGGTCGTGGGATTTGATGATATTGAATTGTCACGCTACTGCGAACCGCCGCTAACGACGGTGACGCAGCCGCGTTACCAAATAGGTCGGGAAGCGATGCTGTTGCTGCTTGCGGAGTTGCAAGGTAAGCGGGTGAACAACGGCTCGCGCTTGCTCGATGCCGAATTAGCCATACGAGGCAGCACGGCACCCAGCAAAAAGCGTGAAAAATAA
- the hslV gene encoding ATP-dependent protease subunit HslV, which translates to MTTIVSVRRNGQVVIGGDGQATLGNTVMKGNVKKVRRLYNDKVIAGFAGGTADAFTLFELFERKLEMHQGHLVKAAVELAKDWRTDRMLRRLEALLAVADESASLIISGNGDVIQPENDLIAIGSGGPFAQAAARAMLENTELSARDIVEKSLNIAGDICIYTNHNVNFEELPSKA; encoded by the coding sequence GTGACAACAATAGTAAGTGTACGACGCAACGGCCAGGTAGTGATTGGCGGTGATGGCCAGGCTACTCTCGGCAATACCGTAATGAAAGGCAACGTTAAAAAAGTGCGTCGTCTTTACAACGATAAAGTGATCGCCGGTTTCGCTGGCGGTACAGCAGATGCCTTCACCCTGTTTGAACTCTTCGAACGTAAACTGGAAATGCACCAAGGCCATTTGGTCAAAGCTGCCGTTGAGCTGGCGAAAGACTGGCGCACCGATCGCATGCTGCGCCGCCTTGAAGCGCTGCTGGCCGTCGCGGATGAGTCTGCGTCGCTGATTATCAGCGGTAACGGTGATGTGATTCAGCCAGAAAATGACTTGATCGCAATCGGTTCTGGCGGTCCTTTCGCACAAGCTGCGGCCCGTGCGATGCTGGAAAACACGGAGCTGAGCGCGCGAGACATCGTAGAGAAATCGCTGAATATCGCGGGTGATATCTGCATTTACACTAACCATAACGTTAATTTCGAAGAATTACCGTCCAAGGCGTAA
- the rraA gene encoding ribonuclease E activity regulator RraA gives MKYDTSELCDIYHEEVNVVEPLFSNFGGRTSFGGQITTVKCFEDNGLLYDLLEENGRGRVLLIDGGGSVRRALVDAQLARLAAQNEWEGIVIYGSVRQVDELEELEIGIQAIAAIPAGAAGEGVGESDVRVNFGGVTFFSGDHLYADNTGIILSEDPLDIE, from the coding sequence ATGAAATACGATACATCTGAACTCTGCGACATCTACCATGAAGAAGTGAATGTTGTTGAACCGCTTTTTTCAAACTTTGGTGGGCGCACCTCATTCGGTGGTCAGATTACCACAGTGAAATGTTTTGAAGACAACGGCTTGCTTTACGATCTGTTGGAAGAAAATGGTCGCGGTCGTGTGCTGTTGATAGACGGCGGCGGCTCAGTACGTCGCGCCTTAGTCGATGCGCAACTGGCGCGTTTAGCGGCGCAAAACGAGTGGGAAGGCATCGTGATTTACGGTTCGGTTCGCCAGGTTGATGAGCTGGAAGAACTGGAGATTGGCATTCAGGCTATTGCTGCGATTCCAGCAGGTGCGGCGGGAGAAGGCGTTGGCGAAAGCGATGTGCGCGTCAATTTTGGTGGCGTGACCTTCTTTTCTGGCGACCATCTCTATGCTGATAACACCGGTATCATTCTTTCCGAAGATCCGCTGGATATAGAATAA
- the hslU gene encoding HslU--HslV peptidase ATPase subunit: protein MSEMTPREIVSELNRFIIGQDSAKRAVAIALRNRWRRMQLDEELRHEVTPKNILMIGPTGVGKTEIARRLAKLANAPFIKVEATKFTEVGYVGKEVDSIIRDLTDSAIKMVRSQAIEKNKYRAEEMAEDRILDVLIPPAKNNWGQSEQSSEPSAARQSFRKKLREGQLDDKEIEIDLAASSAGVEIMAPPGMEEMTSQLQSMFQNIGGQKQKPRKLKIKEAMKLLVEEEAAKLVNPEELKQDAIEAVEQHGIVFIDEIDKICKRGGQNAGGPDVSREGVQRDLLPLVEGCTVSTKHGMVKTDHILFIASGAFQVASPSDLIPELQGRLPIRVELQALTVNDFERILTEPNASITVQYKALMNTEGVTIHFTDDGIRRIAEAAWQVNETTENIGARRLHTVLERLMEDVSYDASDRSGESVTIDAEYVGQHLDQLVADEDLSRFIL, encoded by the coding sequence ATGTCTGAGATGACCCCACGCGAGATTGTCAGCGAACTTAATCGCTTTATCATCGGCCAGGACAGCGCTAAGCGTGCCGTGGCTATTGCACTGCGTAACCGCTGGCGCCGTATGCAGCTTGACGAAGAGCTGCGTCATGAAGTCACACCGAAAAATATTCTGATGATCGGTCCAACGGGTGTCGGTAAAACCGAGATCGCACGTCGTCTGGCAAAACTCGCCAATGCGCCGTTCATTAAAGTAGAAGCCACTAAGTTCACCGAAGTGGGCTATGTCGGCAAAGAAGTGGATTCAATTATCCGCGACCTGACCGACTCAGCCATCAAAATGGTGCGCAGCCAGGCGATTGAAAAGAACAAATATCGCGCGGAAGAGATGGCGGAAGATCGTATTCTCGACGTACTGATTCCACCGGCGAAAAATAACTGGGGCCAGTCTGAGCAAAGCAGCGAACCGTCTGCGGCGCGTCAGTCATTCCGCAAAAAACTGCGTGAAGGCCAGTTGGATGATAAAGAGATTGAAATTGATCTCGCGGCCAGCTCAGCCGGTGTAGAGATCATGGCACCGCCGGGCATGGAAGAGATGACCAGCCAGCTGCAGTCAATGTTCCAGAACATTGGTGGTCAGAAGCAGAAGCCACGCAAGCTGAAGATCAAAGAAGCGATGAAGCTGCTGGTGGAAGAAGAAGCCGCTAAGCTGGTGAATCCAGAAGAATTAAAGCAGGATGCCATTGAAGCTGTTGAGCAACACGGCATCGTGTTTATCGATGAGATCGATAAAATCTGTAAACGTGGCGGTCAGAATGCCGGCGGCCCAGACGTATCACGTGAGGGCGTACAGCGCGACCTGCTGCCGCTGGTAGAAGGTTGTACCGTTTCGACTAAACACGGCATGGTAAAAACTGACCATATCCTGTTTATCGCATCAGGTGCATTCCAGGTTGCCAGCCCGTCCGATCTGATTCCAGAATTGCAGGGTCGTTTACCAATTCGCGTTGAATTGCAGGCGCTGACGGTGAATGACTTCGAGCGCATTCTGACTGAACCCAATGCGTCCATCACCGTGCAGTACAAGGCGCTGATGAACACAGAAGGTGTGACAATTCACTTCACCGACGACGGTATTCGTCGCATCGCTGAAGCGGCGTGGCAGGTCAACGAAACCACCGAGAACATCGGTGCGCGCCGTTTACATACCGTGCTGGAGCGCTTAATGGAAGATGTCTCTTATGACGCCAGCGATCGCAGCGGTGAATCAGTGACAATCGATGCCGAATACGTTGGTCAGCATTTGGATCAGCTGGTCGCGGACGAAGATTTAAGCCGCTTTATTCTCTAA
- the emrD gene encoding multidrug efflux MFS transporter EmrD → MMNKLENRRLLVMLIVLVAVGQMAQTIYVPAMASMAEALNVRDGTMQRVMAAYLITYGGSQLIYGPLSDSVGRRPVILVGMMIFMIGALTAMFAPSLSVLVLGSAIQGMGTGVAGVMARTMPRDLYSGQALRQANSLLNMGILVSPLLAPVIGAMLTQLFGWHACFAFLLLLCLAVTSAMARWLPETRPYSAEVTPFLKRYSRLLSDTHFVRYIILLIGALAGIAVFEASCGVLLGGVLGLSSLTVSILFILPIPAAFFGAWFAGREQRSWHSLMWCGVNSCLLAGILMWIPAWFGVMNIWTLLVPAALFFFGAGMLFPLATSGAMEPYAWLAGSAGALIGGLQNLGAGLVAWLSALMPQRDQFSIGMLMFFTALVMLLCWLPLSRQPESSNQPVTG, encoded by the coding sequence ATGATGAATAAATTAGAAAATCGCCGATTACTGGTGATGTTGATTGTATTGGTCGCGGTAGGGCAGATGGCACAAACCATTTATGTTCCGGCGATGGCCAGCATGGCGGAAGCGTTAAACGTGCGCGATGGCACGATGCAACGCGTCATGGCAGCTTATTTAATTACCTACGGCGGATCGCAGCTGATCTACGGCCCGCTGTCTGACAGTGTTGGTCGCCGCCCGGTGATCCTTGTCGGTATGATGATCTTTATGATCGGCGCATTAACCGCCATGTTTGCCCCTTCGCTCAGCGTTCTGGTGCTGGGCAGCGCGATTCAGGGCATGGGAACCGGCGTGGCGGGCGTGATGGCGCGTACCATGCCGCGCGATCTCTATTCAGGTCAGGCGCTGCGCCAGGCAAATAGCCTGCTGAATATGGGCATTTTGGTCAGCCCGCTGTTGGCACCCGTGATCGGCGCCATGTTAACGCAGCTGTTTGGCTGGCATGCCTGTTTCGCCTTTTTACTGTTACTGTGCCTGGCAGTCACCAGCGCGATGGCGCGTTGGTTGCCAGAAACCCGGCCCTACAGCGCCGAAGTGACACCCTTTCTAAAGCGCTATAGCCGCTTGCTGAGCGACACCCACTTCGTGCGCTACATCATTCTGTTGATTGGCGCGCTGGCAGGCATTGCCGTGTTTGAAGCCAGCTGCGGCGTATTGCTTGGCGGTGTGTTGGGGCTGAGCAGCTTAACCGTCAGCATCCTATTTATTCTGCCTATTCCTGCGGCTTTCTTTGGTGCGTGGTTTGCCGGGCGTGAACAGCGTTCATGGCACAGCCTGATGTGGTGTGGTGTGAATAGCTGTTTACTGGCGGGCATTCTGATGTGGATTCCTGCTTGGTTTGGCGTGATGAACATCTGGACGCTGCTGGTGCCTGCGGCGCTATTCTTCTTCGGCGCGGGTATGCTGTTCCCGTTGGCGACATCAGGCGCAATGGAACCTTATGCATGGCTGGCGGGCAGCGCAGGCGCATTGATTGGCGGTTTACAGAATTTAGGGGCTGGGCTGGTGGCGTGGCTGTCAGCGTTGATGCCGCAGCGCGATCAGTTCAGCATTGGCATGTTGATGTTTTTCACTGCGCTGGTGATGCTGCTGTGTTGGTTGCCACTCTCGCGTCAGCCGGAGAGCAGCAACCAGCCGGTTACAGGATAA
- the rpmE gene encoding 50S ribosomal protein L31, producing MKKGIHPKYEAVTINCTCGNVIHTRSTLTHELNLDVCGQCHPFYTGKQREVTTGGRVDRFNKRFSVPGSKK from the coding sequence ATGAAAAAAGGTATTCACCCAAAATACGAAGCAGTTACCATCAACTGTACTTGCGGTAACGTGATCCACACCCGTTCTACGCTGACTCACGAGCTGAACCTGGACGTTTGTGGCCAATGCCACCCGTTCTATACCGGTAAGCAGCGTGAAGTGACCACTGGTGGACGTGTTGACCGCTTTAACAAGCGCTTCAGCGTACCAGGCAGCAAAAAATAA
- the metJ gene encoding met regulon transcriptional regulator MetJ produces the protein MAEWNGEYISPYAEHGKKSEQVKKITVSIPLSVLKILTDERTRRQVNNLRHATNSELLCEAFLHAFTGQPLPDDVDLRKERSDEIPEEAKKIMRDMGINPDTWEY, from the coding sequence ATGGCTGAATGGAACGGCGAATATATCAGCCCGTACGCTGAGCACGGTAAAAAGAGTGAACAGGTTAAAAAGATTACAGTGTCTATCCCGTTGAGCGTGCTGAAGATTCTGACGGATGAACGTACCCGTCGTCAGGTGAATAACCTGCGTCACGCCACCAATAGTGAACTGCTGTGCGAAGCCTTTTTACATGCCTTTACCGGGCAACCGCTGCCGGACGACGTGGATTTGCGCAAAGAACGCAGTGATGAAATTCCAGAAGAAGCGAAAAAGATCATGCGCGATATGGGTATCAATCCAGACACCTGGGAATACTAA